A genomic segment from Coccinella septempunctata chromosome 3, icCocSept1.1, whole genome shotgun sequence encodes:
- the LOC123310450 gene encoding serine/arginine-rich splicing factor 7-like isoform X1, with protein sequence MRDDRENSASPVPRKSRSTSRSSIGSAKSGASRSSFSKSRSRSRSRSSEADGYRLHIADIGEEVRKSDLEKVFSPYGGLKEVWMTNSTPCFGFAVFKDRKSASAALRATDGMEVAGCRIRVTHARPRTRGSGRRFFNTNMRCYQCGYSGHFYRDCPDMNGGGGGGKRDAGYDRERGRRGRRDRRDRDDYRHDGRRSQRRSSRRYEEYRPSRTGRKHRY encoded by the exons ATGCGGGACGATAGGGAAAATTCAGCATCGCCTGTTCCGAGGAAAAGCAGAAGCACCTCCAGAAGCAGCATTGGAAGTGCTAAAAGTGGCGCTAGTCGATCAAGTttttcaaaatcccgttcaaGATCCAGATCGAGAAGTAGTGAAGCGGACGGGTATAGGTTACACATTGCAGATATTGGAGAAGAAGTTCGAAAATCTGACTTGGAGAAGGTTTTTAGTCCTTACGGAGGTCTCAAAGAGGTATGGATGACAAACAGTACTCCATGTTTCGGTTTCGCTGTCTTCAAAGATAGAAAAAGTGCCAGTGCTGCTCTCAGAGCTACGGATGGAAT GGAAGTAGCAGGGTGCCGAATTCGTGTCACACATGCTCGACCACGAACCAGAGGTTCGGGTAGGAGATTCTTCAATACCAATATGAGGTGTTATCAGTGTGGATATTCTGGTCATTTCTATAGAGATTGTCCTGACATGAATGGAGGTGGAGGTGGAGGCAAAAGAGATGCAGG TTACGACCGTGAACGTGGCAGGAGGGGTCGCAGGGATCGCAGAGATAGGGACGATTACCGTCACGACGGTAGGAGGAGCCAAAGGCGATCTTCCAGGAGGTACGAGGAGTACCGTCCATCGAGGACCGGTAGGAAGCATCGTTATTGA
- the LOC123310450 gene encoding serine/arginine-rich splicing factor RSZ21-like isoform X2, with amino-acid sequence MRDDRENSASPVPRKSRSTSRSSIGSAKSGASRSSFSKSRSRSRSRSSEADGYRLHIADIGEEVRKSDLEKVFSPYGGLKEVWMTNSTPCFGFAVFKDRKSASAALRATDGMEVAGCRIRVTHARPRTRGSGRRFFNTNMRCYQCGYSGHFYRDCPDMNGGGGGGKRDAGHMVFNCMVWLCKLYGLVDDGVHVKCHWVWIHKFMAMLLGAIG; translated from the exons ATGCGGGACGATAGGGAAAATTCAGCATCGCCTGTTCCGAGGAAAAGCAGAAGCACCTCCAGAAGCAGCATTGGAAGTGCTAAAAGTGGCGCTAGTCGATCAAGTttttcaaaatcccgttcaaGATCCAGATCGAGAAGTAGTGAAGCGGACGGGTATAGGTTACACATTGCAGATATTGGAGAAGAAGTTCGAAAATCTGACTTGGAGAAGGTTTTTAGTCCTTACGGAGGTCTCAAAGAGGTATGGATGACAAACAGTACTCCATGTTTCGGTTTCGCTGTCTTCAAAGATAGAAAAAGTGCCAGTGCTGCTCTCAGAGCTACGGATGGAAT GGAAGTAGCAGGGTGCCGAATTCGTGTCACACATGCTCGACCACGAACCAGAGGTTCGGGTAGGAGATTCTTCAATACCAATATGAGGTGTTATCAGTGTGGATATTCTGGTCATTTCTATAGAGATTGTCCTGACATGAATGGAGGTGGAGGTGGAGGCAAAAGAGATGCAGG GCACATGGTATTTAATTGTATGGTTTGGTTATGCAAATTATATGGACTTGTAGATGATGGGGTCCATGTAAAATGTCACTGGGTTTGGATACATAAATTTATGGCCATGTTACTTGGTGCGATTGGTTAG
- the LOC123310451 gene encoding mitochondrial import inner membrane translocase subunit Tim10 B, producing the protein MDIQANIRNFKDFLQLYNQMTETCFSKCVDNINSRKLDPNEIDCIEDCSSKFIKFNHRLMGTFMEAQSIIVNQRIKDVEEQQAKLAMENNDYLANTNVQGLSANA; encoded by the exons ATGGATATACAAGCCAATATTCGAAAC ttCAAAGACTTCCTCCAACTATACAATCAGATGACAGAAACTTGTTTCAGTAAATGTGTAGACAATATAAATTCTAGAAAGTTAGATCCTAACGAAATAGACTGTATAGAAGATTGTTCTTCTAAATTCATTAAATTCAATCACAGATTGATGGGTACTTTCATGGAAGCTCAGAGTATAATAGTTAATCAAAGGATCAAAGATGTTGAGGAACAACAAGCAAAACTAGCAATGGAAAACAATGATTATTTGGCAAATACAAATGTTCAAGGATTATCTGCGAATGCCTAA
- the LOC123310449 gene encoding zinc finger protein 449-like, whose product MDNICRTCLRTQDSLFPLFDQADILNRIKDISSVQLTQIYGYPTRICEECLSNVNRLYNFRKVIQNSELELRERFAAEERDKSTPKDKKTSRKQNKGNFEFDEEDEKPLIFIKTELEQAENEHIRDEWSPEPDTTNNDDFNSENDSDTKIFRDNNLREAEDCSRLLLPVKKCYCKECGIEFSSRFKLYNHRRTNHVVPGVCSICGIIVRADNLRRHVQLHSEGPASCHHCGKVFKNSESLRGHLLIHKGHIFTCEKCGKTSKVRAEHRRHMKTHADPEIGKMMCNICGKKVRDLKKHMHSHTGERPHICNFCQKGFTSPYALKVHTRQHTNERPYVCNICSSAYPQKVSLVSHLKSKHGIKYENPEST is encoded by the exons ATGGATAATATATGCAGAACTTGTCTTAGAACCCAAGATTCTTTGTTCCCCCTGTTCGATCAAGCAGATATACTGAATAGAATTAAGGATATATCTTCTGTTCAG TTAACCCAAATATATGGCTATCCAACAAGAATATGTGAAGAATGTCTCTCTAACGTTAACAGATTATACAATTTCCGCAAGGtgattcagaattctgaatTAGAACTTCGTGAAAGATTTGCTGCAGAAGAGCGGGACAAATCGACACCAAAAGACAAGAAAACATCACGAAAACAAAATAAGGGAAATTTTGAGTTTGATGAAGAAGATGAGAAGCCCTTAATTTTTATCAAAACTGAATTAGAACAAGCTGAAAATGAACATATTAGAGATGAATGGTCCCCTGAACCAGATACAACAAATAATGATGATTTTAATTCAGAAAACGATTCTGATACTAAAATATTCAGAGATAATAATTTAAGAGAAGCTGAAGACTGTTCTAGACTTTTGTTGCCTGTGAAAAAGTGTTACTGCAAAGAATGTGGTATAGAATTTTCATCAAGATTTAAACTTTACAACCACAGAAGGACAAATCATGTAGTGCCAGGTGTTTGTAGTATTTGCGGTATCATTGTTAGGGCTGATAATTTGAGAAGACATGTTCAGCTTCACTCAGAAGGACCAGCATCATGCCATCATTGTGGAAAAGTTTTTAAGAATTCAGAATCTTTGAGGGGTCATTTATTGATTCATAAGGGTCACATATTTACTTGTGAGAAATGTGGTAAAACATCTAAAGTTCGTGCTGAGCATAGAAGACATATGAAAACACATGCAG ATCCAGAAATCGGAAAAATGATGTGCAATATATGTGGGAAGAAAGTGagagatttaaaaaaacatatgcATAGTCACACAGGAGAAAGACCCCACATTTGCAACTTTTGCCAAAAAGGTTTCACAAGTCCATATGCTTTAAAAGTGCATACACGACAACATACTAATGAAAGGCCAtacgtttgcaatatttgttcTTCTGCTTACCCACAAAAAGTATCTCTTGTCTCCCATTTGAAATCCAAGCATGGGATCAAGTATGAAAATCCCGAGTCTACCTGA